From Rissa tridactyla isolate bRisTri1 chromosome 7, bRisTri1.patW.cur.20221130, whole genome shotgun sequence, a single genomic window includes:
- the TTC19 gene encoding tetratricopeptide repeat protein 19, mitochondrial: MLAAGLPRALCRLGARRCPAGLPSPRIAWRGGARGEEGGGGGGRAGSGRRRWWARPVGGALGSLGALSLFPRDAEEDGEDAIIQLLKRAKLSVMKGELGEADRLLHQALRLSHQADNRKAIVYTYSMMANVAFMQGELDNAEKLYKASMSYLLAGETKEDDNAILEMSLKLASIYAAQKQHKLALAGYEFCILTLEEKIAKQKDLPEDVLPAEEKANTRLLLGMSLDSYARYLLSINQLPVAQKMYEKALQISNDVQGETHPQTVVLMNDLATVLDAQGHYDEAYSCVKRAAELAKETQHPEEHMVLNNLAAILMHKEDFLQAKQVYKEALKQAQEKGDVASVQHIQEELAELAKRRKGSK, from the exons AtgctggcggcggggctgccgcgggCCCTGTGCCGCTTGGgcgcccggcgctgccccgcgggGCTCCCGTCGCCCCGCATCGCTtggcgcggcggggcccgcggggaggagggcggcggcggcggcggcagggcggggtccgggcggcggcggtggtgggcCCGGCCTGTCGGGGGTGCCCTGGGCTCCCTAGGAG ccctctccctcttccccagggaCGCCGAGGAGGACGGCGAGGACGCCATTATCCAGCTGCTGAAGAGAGCCAAG CTCAGCGtcatgaagggcgagctgggggAGGCCGACCGGCTTCTGCACCAAGCCCTGCGGCTGTCGCACCAGGCGGATAACAGGAAGGCCATCGTGTACACTTACAGCATG ATGGCAAACGTGGCCTTCATGCAGGGAGAGCTGGACAAc gCAGAAAAGCTCTACAAAGCAAGTATGAGCTATTTGCTTGCAGGGGAGACAAAGGAG GATGACAATGCAATCCTTGAGATGTCCCTCAAGCTGGCCAGTATCTATGCTGCTCAGAAACA GCACAAATTAGCCCTGGCTGGCTACGAGTTCTGCATCCTGACCTTAGAGGAGAAGATTGCCAAGCAAAAGGACTTGCCTGAGGATGTCTTACCGG CTGAAGAAAAGGCCAACACCCGTCTCTTGCTTGGGATGAGCCTAGACTCCTATGCTCGCTATCTCCTAAGCATTAACCAGCTCCCAGTGGCCCAAAAAATGTACGAGAAGGCTCTGCAGATATCAAATGATGTTCAGGGAGAGACTCATCCACAG ACTGTGGTCCTTATGAATGACTTGGCAACTGTACTGGATGCGCAGGGGCACTATGATGAGGCGTACTCCTGTGTGAAGAGGGCAGCTGAGCTGGCAAAGGAGACTCAGCACCCAGAGGAGCACATGGTGCTGAATAACCTGGCAGCAATTCTGATGCACAAAG AAGACTTTCTGCAAGCAAAACAAGTCTACAAAGAAGCTCTCAAGCAGGCACAAGAGAAGGGAGATGTTGCTTCTGTCCAGCATATCCAGGAAGAACTAGCTGAGCTGGCCAAGAGGAGAAAGGGCTCCAAGTAA
- the ZSWIM7 gene encoding zinc finger SWIM domain-containing protein 7 isoform X4, giving the protein MLHEASANGMDSTLPAVAEELLREIKKAFQETSQVPDDLLLGLKFIFGPSAVPALDLVDQRSVTRVTSPSGRTAYQVLGSSGKLYTCYSSCHFCTCPAFGFTVLQKNESLLEFWLMRGIRKVAVVDAELQCELSQ; this is encoded by the exons ATGCT TCACGAGGCCAGTGCCAATGGGATGGACAGCACCTTGCCAGCAGTAGCAGAAGAGCTCTTGCGAGAGATCAAAAAGGCTTTTCAGGAGACCTCACAGG TCCCCGATGACCTGCTGCTGGG GCTGAAGTTCATATTCGGCCCATCTGCTGTCCCAGCTTTGGATTTGGTGGATCAGCGTTCTGTCACCCGAGTCACGTCCCCCAGTGGAAGGACTGCATACCAG GTGCTTGGGAGCTCAGGCAAACTCTACACCTGCTACAGTTCCTGCCATTTCTGTACATGTCCCGCTTTTGGTTTTACTGTATTGCAGAAGAACGAGAGCCTTCTG GAATTCTGGCTCATGAGAGGGATACGAAAGGTAGCAGTAGTGGATGCCGAGCTGCAGTGCGAGCTGTCACAG taa
- the ZSWIM7 gene encoding zinc finger SWIM domain-containing protein 7 isoform X1, giving the protein MLHEASANGMDSTLPAVAEELLREIKKAFQETSQVPDDLLLGLKFIFGPSAVPALDLVDQRSVTRVTSPSGRTAYQVLGSSGKLYTCYSSCHFCTCPAFGFTVLQKNESLLEFWLMRGIRKVAVVDAELQCELSQVSKCSGTVSLSLYCSAVCFSLSVLSRVWFIFSQQEPGGGGGKLTFFVVGINVACNHFATLPDLQVKP; this is encoded by the exons ATGCT TCACGAGGCCAGTGCCAATGGGATGGACAGCACCTTGCCAGCAGTAGCAGAAGAGCTCTTGCGAGAGATCAAAAAGGCTTTTCAGGAGACCTCACAGG TCCCCGATGACCTGCTGCTGGG GCTGAAGTTCATATTCGGCCCATCTGCTGTCCCAGCTTTGGATTTGGTGGATCAGCGTTCTGTCACCCGAGTCACGTCCCCCAGTGGAAGGACTGCATACCAG GTGCTTGGGAGCTCAGGCAAACTCTACACCTGCTACAGTTCCTGCCATTTCTGTACATGTCCCGCTTTTGGTTTTACTGTATTGCAGAAGAACGAGAGCCTTCTG GAATTCTGGCTCATGAGAGGGATACGAAAGGTAGCAGTAGTGGATGCCGAGCTGCAGTGCGAGCTGTCACAGGTGAGCAAGTGTTCTGGGaccgtctctctctctctgtattgCAGCGCTGTGTGTTTCAGTCTGTCCGTGCTGTCCAGAGTTTGGTTCATTTTCAGCCAGCAGGagccgggagggggcggggggaagcttACATTCTTTGTTGTAGGGATAAATGTGGCTTGCAACCACTTTGCAACACTGCCAGACCTGCAGGTGAAACCCTAG
- the ZSWIM7 gene encoding zinc finger SWIM domain-containing protein 7 isoform X5, producing MLHEASANGMDSTLPAVAEELLREIKKAFQETSQVPDDLLLGLKFIFGPSAVPALDLVDQRSVTRVTSPSGRTAYQVLGSSGKLYTCYSSCHFCTCPAFGFTVLQKNESLLPGHGSLPGANCL from the exons ATGCT TCACGAGGCCAGTGCCAATGGGATGGACAGCACCTTGCCAGCAGTAGCAGAAGAGCTCTTGCGAGAGATCAAAAAGGCTTTTCAGGAGACCTCACAGG TCCCCGATGACCTGCTGCTGGG GCTGAAGTTCATATTCGGCCCATCTGCTGTCCCAGCTTTGGATTTGGTGGATCAGCGTTCTGTCACCCGAGTCACGTCCCCCAGTGGAAGGACTGCATACCAG GTGCTTGGGAGCTCAGGCAAACTCTACACCTGCTACAGTTCCTGCCATTTCTGTACATGTCCCGCTTTTGGTTTTACTGTATTGCAGAAGAACGAGAGCCTTCTG CCAGGCCATGGGAGCTTGCCAGGAGCTAACTGTCTCTGA
- the ZSWIM7 gene encoding zinc finger SWIM domain-containing protein 7 isoform X3 — protein MLHEASANGMDSTLPAVAEELLREIKKAFQETSQVPDDLLLGLKFIFGPSAVPALDLVDQRSVTRVTSPSGRTAYQVLGSSGKLYTCYSSCHFCTCPAFGFTVLQKNESLLCKHILAVYLSQAMGACQELTVSEEQLTSILLAEEEDEG, from the exons ATGCT TCACGAGGCCAGTGCCAATGGGATGGACAGCACCTTGCCAGCAGTAGCAGAAGAGCTCTTGCGAGAGATCAAAAAGGCTTTTCAGGAGACCTCACAGG TCCCCGATGACCTGCTGCTGGG GCTGAAGTTCATATTCGGCCCATCTGCTGTCCCAGCTTTGGATTTGGTGGATCAGCGTTCTGTCACCCGAGTCACGTCCCCCAGTGGAAGGACTGCATACCAG GTGCTTGGGAGCTCAGGCAAACTCTACACCTGCTACAGTTCCTGCCATTTCTGTACATGTCCCGCTTTTGGTTTTACTGTATTGCAGAAGAACGAGAGCCTTCTG TGCAAACATATACTTGCCGTCTACCTCAGCCAGGCCATGGGAGCTTGCCAGGAGCTAACTGTCTCTGAGGAGCAGCTCACGAGCATCTTACTGGCCGAGGAAGAGGATGAAGGATAA
- the ZSWIM7 gene encoding zinc finger SWIM domain-containing protein 7 isoform X2: protein MDSTLPAVAEELLREIKKAFQETSQVPDDLLLGLKFIFGPSAVPALDLVDQRSVTRVTSPSGRTAYQVLGSSGKLYTCYSSCHFCTCPAFGFTVLQKNESLLEFWLMRGIRKVAVVDAELQCELSQVSKCSGTVSLSLYCSAVCFSLSVLSRVWFIFSQQEPGGGGGKLTFFVVGINVACNHFATLPDLQVKP from the exons ATGGACAGCACCTTGCCAGCAGTAGCAGAAGAGCTCTTGCGAGAGATCAAAAAGGCTTTTCAGGAGACCTCACAGG TCCCCGATGACCTGCTGCTGGG GCTGAAGTTCATATTCGGCCCATCTGCTGTCCCAGCTTTGGATTTGGTGGATCAGCGTTCTGTCACCCGAGTCACGTCCCCCAGTGGAAGGACTGCATACCAG GTGCTTGGGAGCTCAGGCAAACTCTACACCTGCTACAGTTCCTGCCATTTCTGTACATGTCCCGCTTTTGGTTTTACTGTATTGCAGAAGAACGAGAGCCTTCTG GAATTCTGGCTCATGAGAGGGATACGAAAGGTAGCAGTAGTGGATGCCGAGCTGCAGTGCGAGCTGTCACAGGTGAGCAAGTGTTCTGGGaccgtctctctctctctgtattgCAGCGCTGTGTGTTTCAGTCTGTCCGTGCTGTCCAGAGTTTGGTTCATTTTCAGCCAGCAGGagccgggagggggcggggggaagcttACATTCTTTGTTGTAGGGATAAATGTGGCTTGCAACCACTTTGCAACACTGCCAGACCTGCAGGTGAAACCCTAG